One window of Nicotiana tomentosiformis chromosome 11, ASM39032v3, whole genome shotgun sequence genomic DNA carries:
- the LOC138901825 gene encoding tropomyosin-2-like, giving the protein MGEILGRDTNAAEEKRSEMEERLKRVMEQNRLPSTTNVELDSRIRARKAENEELQAKIDKLRAKLLDQEDSLIFKKTYAMYHMKRKTLEEAKGAIANINDCIAKARELELIAREKLHARPATSDSSNTNFVYLGTEGDTEEDEGPEPAAE; this is encoded by the coding sequence atgggtgagattttgggtcgtgacaccaatgcTGCCGAGGAGAAGAGGTCGGAGATGGAAGAGAGACTCAAGAGAGTCATGGAGCAGAACCGACTTCCCTCAACCACCAACGTTGAACTTGATTCCAGAATCAGAGCAAGAAAGGCTGAAAACGAAGAGCTCCAAGCCAAAATTGATAAGCTCCGAGCAAAACTCTTGGACCAAGAAGATTCTCTTATCTTCAAGAAGACTTACGCCATGTACCATATGAAGAGGAAGactttggaagaggccaaaggAGCCATTGCAAACATTAATGACTGCATTGCCAAGGCCCGGGAGCTGGAGTTAATTGCTCGTGAGAAACTTCATGCTCGACCTGCAACATCTGATTCCTCGAATACTAATTTTGTGTATTTGGGAACTGAAGGGGATACCGAAGAGGATGAAGGCCCCGAACCGGCAGCGGAATAA